A genomic region of Xanthocytophaga agilis contains the following coding sequences:
- a CDS encoding NUDIX hydrolase — MNNSSSLLPPSGEGFLPGLAIDLVIFGFHENQLKILLLEYKNTGLFALPAGFIKNDENLNDAARRALTERTGLHDIYLEQYYVFGDVTRHDPTPLEAIMLGKGHVPPHDHWLLRRFVSVGYYALVDFTQAVPIPDLLSDQCEWHDLNNLPSLMLDHSTMVNKALQTLRDNLDHKLIGTNLLPETFTMGDLQTLYETILGEKLNRTSFQRKMLDLNILERLDKKWTGGAHKAPYLYRFKS; from the coding sequence ATGAATAATTCTTCCTCGCTTCTTCCTCCCAGTGGTGAAGGCTTTTTGCCAGGACTGGCAATAGATCTGGTCATTTTTGGATTTCATGAAAATCAGTTGAAGATTCTCCTATTGGAATATAAGAATACCGGCTTATTTGCTCTTCCTGCTGGTTTTATTAAAAATGATGAGAATCTGAATGATGCTGCTCGTAGAGCTTTGACAGAACGTACAGGATTACATGATATTTATCTGGAACAATATTATGTATTTGGTGATGTAACACGTCATGATCCTACCCCTTTGGAAGCTATCATGTTAGGCAAGGGACATGTGCCTCCTCACGATCATTGGTTATTACGGCGGTTTGTGTCTGTAGGATATTATGCATTGGTTGATTTCACACAAGCAGTACCTATTCCGGATTTGTTGTCTGATCAGTGTGAGTGGCATGATCTGAATAACCTGCCTTCTCTGATGCTGGATCATAGTACTATGGTAAACAAAGCGTTACAGACATTACGAGATAATCTGGATCATAAGCTCATTGGGACTAACCTTTTGCCTGAGACTTTTACAATGGGGGACTTACAAACATTATATGAGACAATACTTGGTGAAAAATTAAATCGAACCAGTTTTCAACGTAAAATGCTGGATTTAAATATCCTGGAAAGATTAGATAAGAAATGGACAGGTGGTGCACACAAGGCGCCTTATCTCTATCGATTCAAAAGTTGA